One Nocardiopsis changdeensis genomic window, GCTGGCAGCAGGCCGGGTACCGGGTGGCGGGGGCGGCGACCGCTGCGGTGGCCGCGGCCAATCTGCAGGCGGAGTCGGGGATCGCCTCCAGCACGGTGGCGGCGTGGGTGTCGCGGATCTCTTCGGGTGAGGGCCTGGAGGGGTGGATGTGCTGGTCGTGGACGAGGCGGCGATGGTCGACGACCGGTCCATGGCGGTGCTGGTCGGGGAGGCCGAGCGCACCGGCACCAAGGTGGTGGGCATCGGCGACCCGGCCCAGCTGGAAGCGGTCGGGGTCGGCGGGACGTTCGCGGCGGTGCACACCCTGGTGCGGGGCCAGACGCTGACGGAGAACCGTCGGCAGAGCGATGCGGTGGACCAGCAGGCCCTGCGGGCGTGGCTGGACGGGGCCCGGGAGAGCGCCCTGGCAGTGTGGGGGCGGGCGGGGCGGGTGCACGCCGCCAAGCGGGCGTTCGAGGCTCATGAGGCCATCGCCCGGGCGTGGTGGGCCGACCGGGCCCCGGTTGAGGACCGGTTCCAGGCGGTGCAGGACGTGCTGGTCCTGGCGGCCCGCAACAGCGATGTGGAGGAGCTCAACCACCGGATGCGGGTCCTGGCACGCCAGGGCGGCCACCTGGCCGGGGACGAGGAGCGGTTCGCGCTGGCTCGGCGGGGGGCGTCTGGCGTTGGCGGCCGGTGACGCGGTGCGGGTGCGCCGCAACGACTACCGGTCGCGGCGCGGTGAGGGCGAGGACGTCCTCAACGGGTTCCGCGGGGTGGTGGCCGAGGTGGACGCCCGGCGCGGGGCCCGGGTGGAGTGGCGGCGCCAGGGGCGGGTGCACAGCGCGTGGATCGGCCCTGAGGCGATCGCGCGGGGGGACCTGAGTCTGGGGTATGCGATGACGATCGCGGCGGCCCAGGGGCTGACGTGCGAGCGTGTGCACGTGTACGGGGTGGGGGCCGACGCCAGGTCGCTGTACCCGGCGATGACGCGCTCGCGCAAGCGCGCGGACCTGTACCTGGCCGGTGAGGCGCTGGCCGATCCCGCGCTGCGCGGGCGGTTGAAGGACGCGTCCGGCGACAAGGAGGTCGTGCGGGCGTGCATCTCGGCGTACGCGCGCACGCTGGCCGTGCGCCAAGAGGGGCTGGTCATCGACGAACTGGACCAGGCTCCCGCCCCCGCCGCGGCTTCGGGTGCCGGTCCGGTGGCTCCTGCCCAGGAGGCCCCGGTGGCCTCGGCCCCGCAGAAGGCCCGCCCCCTGGATGCGCCGGTGCCGCTCAGCCGCGCCCTGGGGCTGAAGAAGGGGGCGGGGCGCTCCCAAGGACCGCGCCTGCCTCCCCCCGGGGCCCCG contains:
- a CDS encoding AAA family ATPase, yielding MAVLVGEAERTGTKVVGIGDPAQLEAVGVGGTFAAVHTLVRGQTLTENRRQSDAVDQQALRAWLDGARESALAVWGRAGRVHAAKRAFEAHEAIARAWWADRAPVEDRFQAVQDVLVLAARNSDVEELNHRMRVLARQGGHLAGDEERFALARRGASGVGGR